A window of the Arenibacter algicola genome harbors these coding sequences:
- a CDS encoding T9SS type A sorting domain-containing protein, giving the protein MAHVKHLLFFCISLLYSNSSFSQWTQTSGPIGGSTEEIFKVQNSLVLTTQWGGVYKSIDNGESWNPSNSGFPNNPRIYDMFEKDGILYTSIENKGIYVSENQGDSWTSISPLQKDETSYHIFIEGDNIYGGLAYGGLIYSPDKGDTWQFKTEGTTGHQFVNLHVYNSKLYAKRNNKLYETQDHGDTWVEIIVPGLSPNGVSSMTTHNDMLFIADQSNVFFSQDALTWTNANIPSPGASITSMQSHEGTLYATTNKGRYFYLSEIGQSWTLVQKPNTEGFVSNLLFLDEGIIMSASDGINKSVDDGLTWSVKNNGIRAQSAYSMAKNENYVFASGSDGIYRSNDNGQNWSIVNNEFLRPRYPQNTPDIVNVDNTLFVSTFGGVFSSSDNGDSWVPKYLSNSYSKYTGHLAYDNGVLVTSESGTGVLLSTDMGETWILAQTAGLNPNFQYISMLIKGDTIVLGTYQGEIFLSTDLGQSWSDIAIPGQYSNQRPIDLEYHNDKLYVTTTQGLWVSEDLGGHWLPFIANDTQYMWDVEILGDAVYVATFNGVQVSTEGRSSWYPLTEGMGPKRIIKLLVHDDVMFAAIEANGIWSRPLSELGVPPPDDDKDGIANVDDVCPNTFPGVPVNNSGCDLIALNAISVYGATPTCPNVDNGIIEIATTLIGYSFDIHIVGEGRDQSFKAINLNGNLKVDDLAPGTYDVTVSIPAVLHEQTFGVKVNELSSIAGKFQGADYKSRSARYIVSGSNEYMVNVNGIQKKYVFDSTIDNEIVLHNLKMSNKVLISGNNDCQGKIDDSFSLEAQIMVYPTITSGLLSMSGGSTVTEIRVYNSVGQLVLSEKTETGGVNNIHLDNCTPGLYIVHVLSKGDLESFKIIKL; this is encoded by the coding sequence ATGGCCCATGTTAAACATTTACTATTTTTTTGCATAAGCCTTTTATACTCCAATTCTTCTTTTTCTCAATGGACCCAAACTTCAGGGCCCATTGGTGGCTCTACTGAAGAAATTTTTAAAGTTCAGAATAGCTTAGTTTTAACAACCCAGTGGGGCGGAGTTTATAAATCTATAGATAATGGCGAATCATGGAATCCCAGCAATTCCGGTTTCCCTAACAATCCACGTATTTATGACATGTTCGAAAAAGATGGTATTCTTTATACCAGTATCGAAAACAAGGGAATTTATGTCTCTGAAAATCAAGGCGATAGTTGGACCTCTATAAGTCCTTTACAAAAAGATGAAACCTCATATCACATATTTATCGAAGGAGATAACATTTATGGAGGATTGGCTTATGGCGGCCTGATATATTCACCTGATAAGGGGGATACTTGGCAGTTCAAAACAGAGGGGACAACTGGTCATCAATTTGTCAACTTACATGTTTACAATTCAAAACTTTATGCCAAGCGAAATAATAAACTATACGAAACCCAAGACCATGGGGATACATGGGTCGAAATTATTGTGCCGGGGCTCTCGCCAAATGGAGTAAGCTCAATGACGACACATAATGATATGTTGTTTATTGCAGATCAATCCAACGTCTTTTTTAGTCAAGATGCATTAACCTGGACTAACGCCAATATACCGTCCCCCGGGGCAAGTATAACCAGTATGCAGAGTCATGAAGGGACCTTGTACGCTACCACGAACAAGGGAAGATATTTTTACTTATCGGAAATTGGACAAAGTTGGACGTTAGTCCAGAAGCCTAATACTGAAGGTTTTGTTAGTAATCTTTTGTTCTTGGATGAAGGTATAATTATGTCTGCCTCCGACGGTATTAATAAAAGTGTCGATGACGGGCTAACATGGTCAGTGAAAAACAATGGTATTAGGGCACAATCTGCGTATAGCATGGCCAAAAACGAAAATTATGTTTTTGCCTCTGGAAGCGACGGTATTTACAGATCGAATGACAATGGTCAAAATTGGAGTATTGTAAATAATGAATTCTTGAGACCAAGATATCCTCAAAACACTCCAGATATAGTTAACGTGGACAATACCCTTTTTGTTAGCACTTTTGGAGGGGTTTTCAGTTCAAGCGACAATGGAGATTCATGGGTTCCCAAATATCTTTCTAATTCTTATTCTAAGTATACCGGGCATCTGGCATATGACAACGGTGTTTTGGTTACTTCCGAATCTGGAACCGGTGTGCTTCTCTCCACCGATATGGGAGAAACTTGGATTTTAGCTCAAACCGCTGGTCTAAATCCTAATTTTCAATACATAAGCATGTTGATTAAAGGAGATACTATTGTCTTAGGGACCTATCAGGGTGAAATATTCCTCTCCACAGATTTGGGACAGAGTTGGAGTGATATTGCTATACCAGGACAATATAGCAATCAGCGTCCCATTGATCTAGAATATCATAATGACAAACTTTATGTAACAACAACCCAAGGTCTTTGGGTAAGTGAAGACCTTGGCGGTCACTGGCTGCCCTTTATAGCCAACGATACACAATACATGTGGGACGTAGAGATTTTAGGGGATGCCGTATACGTGGCCACTTTTAATGGGGTTCAGGTAAGTACCGAAGGAAGAAGTTCTTGGTATCCCCTGACCGAGGGAATGGGACCCAAACGTATCATCAAGCTATTAGTACACGATGATGTCATGTTTGCAGCAATTGAGGCCAATGGAATTTGGTCAAGGCCACTTTCAGAGCTGGGCGTCCCTCCACCAGATGACGACAAGGATGGAATTGCGAATGTAGACGATGTTTGTCCTAATACATTTCCTGGAGTTCCAGTGAACAATTCTGGCTGTGACCTGATCGCTTTGAATGCTATAAGTGTTTATGGCGCGACCCCTACCTGTCCCAATGTCGACAATGGGATCATTGAAATAGCTACTACGCTTATAGGCTATAGCTTTGATATTCATATTGTAGGTGAAGGAAGGGACCAAAGTTTTAAAGCTATAAATTTGAATGGAAATTTAAAAGTAGACGACCTAGCGCCAGGTACTTATGATGTCACGGTTTCTATACCCGCTGTTCTTCATGAGCAAACTTTCGGGGTTAAGGTTAACGAGCTGAGCAGTATTGCTGGAAAGTTTCAAGGAGCTGATTATAAATCCCGAAGTGCTAGATATATCGTTTCGGGAAGCAACGAGTATATGGTAAATGTCAATGGAATTCAAAAAAAATACGTATTCGATTCCACCATAGATAACGAGATTGTACTACATAACTTAAAAATGTCGAACAAAGTTCTTATTTCAGGAAATAATGATTGTCAGGGAAAAATTGACGATTCATTTTCTCTGGAAGCTCAAATTATGGTCTATCCGACCATTACCTCTGGCCTGCTGTCAATGTCGGGCGGATCTACGGTTACCGAAATAAGAGTTTATAATTCAGTTGGGCAGCTTGTTTTAAGTGAAAAAACAGAAACTGGAGGGGTTAACAACATTCATTTGGATAATTGTACTCCCGGATTGTATATCGTACATGTTTTGTCAAAAGGAGATTTAGAATCCTTTAAAATCATTAAACTATGA
- the istB gene encoding IS21-like element helper ATPase IstB: MNTATTLQQLQGLRLAGMAKRYQTLLSLPTHQQEDAHTILALMCQAEQEYRRDKQTERLLKAGKLRYRANMEEIICNPERGITKETLLQLAEGHYLEKGQNLLIQGQTGTGKSFLACALGRSACLMGYKTLYLSMNKFLETIAQSRIDGTYLKLIKQLTAKKLIILDDFGLKPLSGDAKLTLLDLLEDRYGIGSVIITSQLPFDHFYAFLDQPTLAEAILDRLSAAAHKIELKGESLRKRK; this comes from the coding sequence ATGAACACAGCAACAACTTTACAACAATTACAGGGCCTAAGGCTTGCCGGAATGGCCAAGCGGTATCAAACCCTACTAAGCCTGCCCACACATCAGCAGGAGGATGCCCACACCATTCTGGCCCTGATGTGCCAGGCAGAACAAGAGTATCGTAGGGACAAGCAGACCGAGCGATTGCTCAAGGCCGGGAAACTTCGCTATCGGGCCAACATGGAAGAAATTATCTGTAACCCGGAAAGGGGAATTACAAAAGAGACCCTATTACAGTTAGCTGAAGGACACTATCTGGAAAAAGGACAGAATTTACTGATCCAAGGCCAGACCGGAACCGGAAAATCCTTCCTGGCCTGTGCACTGGGGCGCTCCGCCTGTCTTATGGGATATAAGACCCTATACCTATCGATGAACAAATTTTTAGAGACTATTGCACAATCCAGGATCGATGGCACTTACTTAAAACTCATCAAACAGTTGACGGCAAAAAAGCTGATCATCCTGGATGATTTTGGTCTGAAACCCTTATCCGGCGATGCTAAACTGACCTTATTGGATCTGTTGGAAGATCGTTATGGCATAGGGTCGGTGATCATAACCTCTCAACTGCCCTTTGACCATTTTTACGCGTTCTTGGATCAGCCGACTTTAGCCGAGGCCATACTTGACAGATTGTCAGCAGCTGCACATAAAATAGAACTTAAAGGGGAATCTTTAAGAAAAAGAAAATAA
- a CDS encoding DUF6642 family protein, whose product MLEKRRQLPQEQLTDADYFIYCLEGVPDIETDKLTEAQKNLEQLAMQYGVASIYKTCDTIEGLEASLNALVMDDHHFKDYEIIYLVMTGEANSICLNDYYYSLQEIAELFEGKLKGKILHFSNAKVLDLDEEEAQYFLDITNAKAVSGYGNEFNGLSSSNLDKAFFNLFKEDDNMLDVVEELHQRHYNVCKLLDFRLYY is encoded by the coding sequence TTGTTAGAGAAAAGACGACAATTGCCCCAAGAGCAATTAACTGATGCAGATTATTTCATTTATTGTTTGGAAGGGGTTCCTGACATAGAAACGGACAAGCTTACCGAAGCACAAAAAAACCTGGAACAATTGGCCATGCAGTACGGAGTAGCCAGTATTTATAAAACATGCGACACCATTGAAGGGCTAGAAGCCAGTTTAAATGCCTTGGTCATGGATGATCATCATTTTAAAGACTATGAAATAATCTACTTGGTGATGACGGGTGAGGCTAATAGTATTTGTTTAAATGACTACTACTATAGTTTACAGGAAATTGCAGAACTTTTTGAAGGAAAGTTAAAAGGAAAGATCTTACATTTTTCCAATGCAAAAGTGCTGGATCTGGACGAAGAAGAAGCACAATATTTTTTGGATATCACCAACGCAAAAGCGGTTTCTGGCTATGGCAATGAATTTAATGGACTAAGTAGCTCAAATCTTGATAAAGCATTCTTTAACTTGTTTAAGGAAGATGATAATATGTTGGATGTTGTAGAAGAATTGCACCAAAGACATTACAATGTCTGCAAATTGCTTGATTTTAGATTGTATTATTAG
- a CDS encoding SDR family oxidoreductase, protein MKDTNILLAGATGYLGKYILKELLEKKNQVIAIVRNADKLQNSDENYLEIKQAEATKPETLRDICKGINTVISTVGITKQKDGLTYMDVDYRANMNLLEEAKKSGVAHFVYVSAINGDKYRDLKIFEAKEKFVAALKASGLNYTIVRPNGFFSDMGHFLQIAKSGRVFLFGSGNQKFNPIHGADLARAIVDILDDDNKELTIGGPDVLSLNDIAKLALTALNKPIKIVHLPDWSRKLSIRCLRSFTSVKTYGPIEFFLTLMAEDNIAPTYGQEHLKDFYIEEAKNL, encoded by the coding sequence ATGAAAGATACCAACATATTATTAGCGGGCGCCACAGGCTATTTGGGCAAGTATATATTAAAAGAACTGCTAGAGAAAAAAAATCAGGTAATCGCTATTGTACGCAATGCTGATAAGCTGCAAAATAGTGATGAAAACTATTTAGAGATAAAACAGGCAGAGGCTACAAAGCCTGAAACATTACGAGACATTTGTAAAGGAATAAACACGGTAATATCCACGGTCGGCATTACAAAACAAAAAGATGGCCTAACGTATATGGATGTAGATTATAGGGCCAATATGAATTTGCTCGAAGAAGCCAAAAAAAGTGGTGTAGCACACTTTGTATACGTTTCTGCCATTAATGGCGACAAATATCGGGATTTAAAGATTTTTGAAGCCAAAGAGAAGTTTGTCGCTGCTTTAAAAGCTTCTGGGCTCAACTATACCATAGTGCGGCCAAACGGTTTCTTTTCAGATATGGGCCACTTTTTACAAATCGCCAAATCGGGTCGTGTGTTTTTGTTTGGATCTGGCAATCAAAAATTCAACCCTATCCATGGTGCGGACCTTGCTAGAGCCATTGTAGATATCTTGGATGATGACAATAAGGAATTGACCATTGGAGGCCCCGATGTTCTGAGTCTTAATGATATTGCCAAACTCGCCCTGACCGCTTTGAACAAGCCCATAAAAATCGTTCATTTACCCGATTGGTCAAGAAAACTAAGCATTCGGTGTTTAAGATCTTTCACAAGTGTTAAAACCTATGGCCCTATCGAGTTTTTTCTGACCCTGATGGCGGAGGACAATATTGCGCCAACCTATGGACAGGAACATCTAAAAGATTTTTACATAGAAGAGGCCAAAAACCTATAA
- a CDS encoding type II toxin-antitoxin system MqsR family toxin — protein sequence MVTKQQVKDFLREFKEKMKIWEVIFLDGREKNTQTLADLELMPVERKKVLEKLELEDYCEGPLEESQFIGSEMWVFGRRLKGEEIYIKISLGRENTGVICISFHIAEFPMKYHQFN from the coding sequence ATGGTAACAAAACAACAAGTAAAAGACTTTCTTCGAGAATTCAAGGAGAAAATGAAAATTTGGGAGGTTATTTTTCTTGATGGCAGAGAAAAGAACACTCAAACGCTTGCTGATTTGGAGTTGATGCCAGTCGAAAGAAAAAAAGTTCTAGAAAAATTAGAACTTGAAGATTACTGCGAAGGTCCACTCGAAGAAAGCCAATTTATTGGTAGTGAGATGTGGGTCTTTGGTAGGAGACTAAAAGGCGAAGAAATATATATTAAAATATCACTTGGAAGGGAAAACACAGGTGTTATTTGTATTTCTTTTCATATAGCTGAATTTCCAATGAAATATCACCAGTTTAACTAA
- a CDS encoding multiubiquitin domain-containing protein, with product MEHKNDSSKDHGNGHNKVYVIVVNGREKEWNKKEISFKEVVILAFGSYQENNRTCYTVTYTRGNNHKPQGSMVVGDTIRIKHKMIFNVTATDKS from the coding sequence ATGGAACATAAAAATGACAGTAGTAAAGACCATGGAAACGGACATAACAAAGTTTATGTTATAGTTGTTAATGGTAGAGAAAAAGAATGGAATAAAAAAGAAATTTCATTCAAAGAAGTAGTAATCTTAGCTTTTGGAAGTTATCAAGAAAATAACAGAACTTGTTATACGGTAACTTACACAAGAGGTAATAATCATAAACCACAAGGTTCTATGGTTGTTGGAGACACTATACGTATTAAGCATAAAATGATATTCAATGTCACAGCTACTGATAAATCATAG
- a CDS encoding helix-turn-helix domain-containing protein: protein MSNDIDNEYFCDGITEEIINALTKIDKLKVIARTSSFAFKGKDIDIRKIGGQLGVSTILEGSIKKSRERVRITAQLIDVEDGTHYWSKKFDRRLIDIFDLEDEISLTIAEEVRNNFGHFEIQEHLIEQPTSSVDAYQMYLKGRSFQLKWTPEGLNQAINYYNKAIALDKNYAKAYYANLQCYGLSAMWGYIPYDEAMESAINNLLMAKELDASLPEYPLSYVGKFLWGEWDFKNAYIHIKKVLAINPNHIDGLEALTELFIALGFFDMALPYANKLLEVDPLSANNHYTLAHIHYFQGLFDKALENVDYALTLNPELELAHHLKCFCLIWLNKKQQFQEFIHNTSLIEEKNLLFSLVNEKHIDVPHQIIEKWSSLSKDKTMLLPYDVFILANSHQTGTAFSLLKEMIDQRRGQIINYRQDPFLRPLHKINGFTDLHRSNLSSADIKSTKKDEEKATANVLDKDQIKKQKGKLLSYFKEDEPFLNPQLNLQFVAQVLELNNNKVSFLINQAFDVNFNDFVNSYRLKHFKLIALDSNNSHLTILGLAYDSGFNSKTVFNTYFKKIEGVTPRAWMKANSL from the coding sequence ATGAGCAATGATATTGACAACGAATATTTCTGTGACGGTATCACTGAAGAAATTATAAACGCACTAACAAAAATTGACAAACTTAAGGTTATTGCCAGAACCTCATCTTTTGCCTTTAAGGGAAAAGATATAGATATCCGAAAAATTGGGGGGCAACTAGGGGTAAGCACAATTCTTGAAGGAAGCATTAAGAAATCCCGGGAAAGGGTTAGGATAACGGCCCAATTAATAGACGTTGAAGATGGTACGCACTATTGGTCTAAAAAATTTGATAGGCGATTAATAGATATTTTTGATTTAGAGGATGAAATTAGTTTAACAATAGCTGAAGAAGTTCGAAACAATTTTGGGCATTTTGAAATTCAAGAGCATTTAATAGAGCAGCCAACAAGCAGCGTAGATGCCTATCAAATGTATTTGAAAGGACGTTCTTTTCAATTGAAATGGACACCAGAGGGCCTTAACCAGGCCATAAACTACTATAACAAGGCCATTGCATTGGATAAAAATTACGCCAAGGCCTATTATGCCAATTTACAATGCTATGGGTTATCGGCAATGTGGGGTTATATTCCTTATGACGAGGCTATGGAGTCGGCCATCAACAATTTGCTTATGGCAAAAGAATTAGACGCCTCTTTACCGGAATATCCTTTGTCTTATGTCGGAAAGTTTTTGTGGGGAGAATGGGATTTTAAGAATGCCTATATTCATATTAAGAAAGTCTTGGCCATTAACCCCAATCATATTGACGGTTTAGAAGCTTTAACAGAGTTGTTCATAGCGCTTGGTTTTTTTGACATGGCCTTGCCATATGCAAACAAACTTTTAGAGGTAGATCCGCTTTCTGCAAACAATCATTACACATTGGCCCATATTCACTATTTTCAAGGCCTATTTGACAAAGCCCTTGAAAATGTCGATTACGCCTTAACACTTAACCCTGAACTAGAATTAGCGCATCATTTAAAATGCTTTTGTTTAATATGGCTGAACAAAAAACAGCAGTTTCAGGAATTTATACACAACACCTCATTAATAGAAGAGAAAAATCTCTTGTTTAGCCTTGTTAACGAAAAGCATATTGACGTTCCCCATCAAATTATTGAAAAATGGTCTAGTCTCAGTAAAGATAAAACCATGCTGTTACCTTATGACGTGTTTATTTTGGCCAACTCGCATCAAACGGGGACGGCCTTTTCTCTCTTAAAGGAAATGATCGACCAAAGACGCGGTCAAATCATTAACTATAGGCAGGATCCATTCTTGAGGCCCCTGCATAAAATAAATGGTTTCACAGATCTACACCGGTCAAATTTATCGTCTGCGGATATCAAATCTACTAAGAAAGATGAAGAGAAAGCAACGGCAAATGTTTTGGATAAAGACCAAATTAAGAAACAAAAAGGCAAATTACTTTCATATTTTAAGGAAGATGAACCTTTTTTAAATCCACAATTAAACTTACAGTTCGTTGCTCAGGTTTTGGAGCTGAACAACAATAAAGTATCATTTCTGATCAATCAGGCGTTTGATGTAAATTTTAATGACTTTGTTAATTCTTATCGCCTCAAACACTTTAAATTGATAGCACTCGATTCCAATAATTCTCACCTTACCATTCTTGGGTTGGCTTATGATAGTGGTTTTAATTCTAAAACCGTATTCAACACCTATTTTAAAAAAATAGAAGGGGTAACCCCTAGGGCTTGGATGAAAGCCAACTCATTGTAA
- a CDS encoding type II TA system antitoxin MqsA family protein, producing the protein MKSPITGKEMSIQVRNMVITFRKDSFSVDYPSFYCEDSNEYFTTTQFDTIKMKQVYNQYRDKYNLPFPEEIKEIRSKYGLSAVKMSEILGFGVNGYRNYENGEVPSQSNANLIQLANDPEKFKSLVEISSVFDVDSKEKEELLAKIDNLITKKRKQQFFFRFEDYLLGEKLPDNFSGYIKPSIEKLTEMVVFFAQNMEPYITKLNKLLFYSDFLHYKYEAVSMSGTRYRAIDRGPVPNNYDSIFDFMNREGDVNIIEEERQWGFSKQFVLFKDRTFNSSLFSEIELEILNKVNNTFKDINTPDIVEISHTEDAWINNFHNGKSLIDYKYAFNIKNIS; encoded by the coding sequence ATGAAAAGTCCAATTACAGGAAAAGAAATGTCTATTCAAGTTAGAAACATGGTAATTACATTTAGAAAGGATTCTTTCTCGGTAGATTACCCAAGTTTTTATTGTGAAGACAGTAACGAGTATTTTACGACTACTCAATTTGATACGATTAAAATGAAACAAGTTTATAATCAGTATCGTGACAAGTATAATTTACCCTTTCCAGAGGAAATAAAGGAAATAAGAAGTAAATATGGATTATCCGCAGTCAAAATGTCTGAAATATTAGGTTTTGGTGTTAATGGTTACAGAAATTATGAAAACGGAGAAGTACCAAGTCAATCAAATGCGAATTTGATTCAATTGGCAAATGACCCAGAAAAATTTAAATCCTTAGTTGAAATTAGCAGTGTTTTTGATGTTGATTCTAAGGAGAAAGAAGAATTGCTAGCCAAAATTGATAACTTAATAACTAAAAAACGGAAACAACAATTCTTTTTTAGATTTGAAGATTATCTTCTTGGAGAAAAACTCCCTGATAATTTTAGTGGCTATATAAAACCAAGTATAGAAAAACTGACAGAAATGGTTGTGTTTTTTGCACAAAATATGGAACCATATATTACTAAATTAAATAAGCTTTTGTTTTATAGTGATTTTCTACATTATAAGTATGAAGCTGTTTCGATGAGTGGCACAAGATATCGTGCTATAGATCGAGGACCTGTTCCTAATAATTATGATAGTATTTTTGATTTTATGAATAGAGAGGGAGATGTTAATATTATTGAAGAGGAAAGACAATGGGGATTTAGTAAACAATTTGTTTTATTTAAAGACCGTACTTTTAATTCAAGCTTGTTTTCTGAAATTGAATTAGAAATACTAAACAAAGTGAATAATACTTTTAAAGATATTAATACTCCTGATATTGTTGAAATAAGTCATACTGAAGATGCTTGGATTAATAATTTCCACAATGGTAAGAGTTTAATAGATTATAAATATGCGTTTAACATTAAAAATATTAGCTGA
- a CDS encoding DUF6791 domain-containing protein: MSQLLINHSQDLKRLRDEGYQLEVCDGHLFVHHIPYVNIHKEVKFGVMVSTLNLSGTKTVKPETHVIMFNGEQPCDKNGVIINGIQHSSVSKRFSNGIITSLSFSNKPPQGYLNYYEKVKTYATIISSPAKALDENITETPFNPIIEWIFRGKFTTIPL; the protein is encoded by the coding sequence ATGTCACAGCTACTGATAAATCATAGCCAAGATTTGAAGCGTCTAAGAGACGAAGGATATCAATTAGAAGTATGTGATGGACATTTATTTGTCCATCATATACCTTATGTTAACATTCATAAAGAAGTTAAATTTGGTGTTATGGTAAGTACTTTAAATTTAAGTGGTACAAAAACTGTAAAGCCAGAAACTCATGTGATTATGTTTAATGGAGAGCAGCCTTGTGACAAAAACGGTGTTATTATAAATGGAATACAGCATAGTTCTGTTAGTAAAAGGTTTAGTAATGGTATAATTACTTCATTGTCTTTTTCTAATAAACCACCTCAAGGATACCTAAATTATTATGAGAAAGTAAAAACTTATGCAACTATAATTTCATCACCTGCAAAAGCTTTAGATGAAAATATAACAGAAACACCATTTAATCCCATAATTGAATGGATATTCCGAGGAAAGTTTACCACCATTCCGCTCTAA